Part of the Sodalinema gerasimenkoae IPPAS B-353 genome is shown below.
AGTGTCGATGGGCTTCAGGAACTACAATATTGCTGGAAAACTCCCCCTCTTCTGTAACCTGAAAGGTTTGAGTGAGAATAGCTCCCTTATCGTCCGTAGTGAAGGGAGCATCTTCCCCAACCACAGTCCACAATACATACACTTGATCTTCAGGTAAAGGTGCTAAATTCTCAACGGTGAATTCAGCCTCTAGACGATTCGGATCGACAATTAACCTTGCCCTAGCAGTATCTGCCCCTTCTGTGCCTTGTAATGAGTACACGACTGGTTCAAGAATGGGGATCTCAATAGGGAGGGGAGTCTCCATACGAGCGAATTGCAAGGCACGATAAAGCCGATAGTTGATGACCCCGAATCCAATCAAACCTAGAATTGCGAGAAATGCTACGAGTTTATCCCAATTCCAACGAGGCTTAACCGACGTCGTTGAAGCGGTAGGAGACGTATGAGACAGTGCCTCCGCCCCGGCCGCTAACACCTTAGTTCTTAGATTTTCAGGGGGAGTCACCTCGGCTGGAGTATAGACAACCTCCAAGGTCTTTTGCATTTGATCGACCTGTTCCTGAAGTTGAGGATTTTGAGCTAACAGCTCTTCAAATAAGGCTGCTTCAGCTGTGCTTAAATCCCCTAAAATATAGCCTGAAATCAATAATTGCTCACAATCCGACGGTAAATCTGGCGGTAGCGGAGAAACCATAGCTATACTCTCTCCACAACATGCGACAAAATCTGACGAAGCTTCATTAACCCTCGACGAGAGCGGGATTTGACAGTTCCTAAGGACAACTCTAACTCCTGGGCAATCTTCGATTGGCTTAGTCCGTCATAGTAGGCCATCTTTAACACCTCTTGTTCCGTCGAGGAAAGTTGAGAGAGAGCATTTCTGACATCTTCAGACTGTTCCATCTCAGAAATTGTATCAAGACCCGTCTCTGTCGAGGTGAGTTTTTCGGACTGCTCGGAGATTTGCTGACGTAGGTGCTTCTGGCTTCTGGTTCGTTTGCGCAGTCGATCAATGGCGCGGGAACGAGTTAGGATGGCTAAAAATGTTCGTAGTGATCCGCGTTTGGGGTCATAATGGTCTTTCTGGATTAAAGAGAGGAAGATGGCTTGGGTTAGATCTTCTGCCTCGTGAGTGTCCTTTAACAGTTTCAGGGCGACCCCATAGACCAACCCAGAATGTCGGGCATACAAAACCCCCAATGCGTCAACCGCCCCAGACCGCAGGGCAGTAATCAACTCAGCATCACTGGGTTCGGAGCGACTCGGCTCAGATTCACTCAATTGTTCAGGAGACATAGGTAACCCACAATGCACACCAGCTTGGGCTGTTAGCCATGATAAAGCAAATCTAGGGAAAACTCCCCAGATTTGCTTGTCTAACACATGATGTAGGGATTCAGGTCAACTAAAGCCGTTAGACCATAACGAAATCGTTGGCATCAATCACCGCCATATCGACGTTCAAAAGACGAACGGAGAGTCCTTCGGCAGAAATGATGGCATCCCCCCCATCTGCCATAATGTTTAACTGCTCAAAGGTCAGTCCCTCGGAAAGGCCAATCCGGTCCATGCCGCTCTCGAAATCGGTAATCACGTTGTTGCCATCACCGGGTCGAACATCAAAGCGATTGCTGCCGCCGCCCCCAGTGAGAGTGTCGTCTCCTAAGTCTCCCGAAAGAATGTCATCTCCATCACCTCCCTGAAGGATATCGTTACCTTGTCCCCCAAATAGGGTATTGGAGCCACTCCCCCCGAAGAGGGTATCATTCCCCGTGTTGCCGAAAAGGATGTCATCACCATCGCCGCCACTGATCAGGTCATCCCCCCCAAACCCAGCAATCACATCGTTGCCACTGGTGCCGTGAAGAACGCTGGAACTGTCGTCATCGGCAATCACAAAGGTATCTGGCCGGGCGGTGAGTCCTTGCAGGGTCTGGCCCGGTTCTAGGGCAACTGCCCCGAGAGGAGTGGCTGCACCGCTGTCGAGATTGATGGAAAACAGCATGTCATTGGAGACGGCAAACCCAGTATTAGAGCCATCGAGGGATGACACAATATCGAATCCAGCTAAGTCTCCGAATTCAACCCCCAAGTCTCCAACCATCAGTTGGGTTCCATCATTGGGAGGACTTTGCAAATTGAGGCTATTTCGCAAAACATCAATGTTGAACAGTTGGGTCATGGGAGTTCCACTAAAACTGTTCGTATAGGCAGAAGCCGTCACATTTGGAACAACCGGGGTAGTGACCTCACCGCCGCCATAGGCGATGGGACCATCCTCGATGACCTCTCCTGTATCGACGTTGACGCGGAAGTTTTGACCATTGGCACCAACGAGGCGCAGGCGATCGGGAACTGGGTTAAAGTCGAATCCTGAGGTTGCCCCAGCGGTAAAGGGTTCCGATAGGGTGCTGACTTTGGTGGCAACACCTCGGTTTTCATTGACACTGAGGTTGCGAACAATGGGACCATTGGTTCCAGCAACACCGTTGTGAATATGAACGGCACTCTGAGGATTCCCCTCTACATCGGGTTCTCCAACGGGTAATAGGGACGTCGAGAGTCGTTTGTAAGTCCCATCGAGGGTTAATCGGTTGGTCGAACCGTC
Proteins encoded:
- a CDS encoding anti-sigma factor; protein product: MVSPLPPDLPSDCEQLLISGYILGDLSTAEAALFEELLAQNPQLQEQVDQMQKTLEVVYTPAEVTPPENLRTKVLAAGAEALSHTSPTASTTSVKPRWNWDKLVAFLAILGLIGFGVINYRLYRALQFARMETPLPIEIPILEPVVYSLQGTEGADTARARLIVDPNRLEAEFTVENLAPLPEDQVYVLWTVVGEDAPFTTDDKGAILTQTFQVTEEGEFSSNIVVPEAHRHSGVVELVAITIENRDSPQAHVGTIIALSQ
- a CDS encoding sigma-70 family RNA polymerase sigma factor, producing MSPEQLSESEPSRSEPSDAELITALRSGAVDALGVLYARHSGLVYGVALKLLKDTHEAEDLTQAIFLSLIQKDHYDPKRGSLRTFLAILTRSRAIDRLRKRTRSQKHLRQQISEQSEKLTSTETGLDTISEMEQSEDVRNALSQLSSTEQEVLKMAYYDGLSQSKIAQELELSLGTVKSRSRRGLMKLRQILSHVVERV
- a CDS encoding DUF4394 domain-containing protein, with translation MTSLLALTNNNTLVSFNADNPAETTSIPVTGVDGTLIGIDTRPADGLVYGLSTSNELYRIDVGGFDTGGLQGDFTLTDDEEQLLLNNSFYVNLHTQLYNPGELRGQINVVQENDIVTRGLPMEESQEVGDMTPPDGPATATFDVIYDDATNKLKINGSFSDLTSALFPVGGPDIEGNPESAIHIHNGAAGTNGPIVRNLTVTPDNGFTGKFTLTDAEEALLFEDQFYINLHTENFNAGELRGQVNVTPGNDVVMFGIPLEESQEVGDMTPPDGPGQGFVDVFYDGSTNRLTLDGTYKRLSTSLLPVGEPDVEGNPQSAVHIHNGVAGTNGPIVRNLSVNENRGVATKVSTLSEPFTAGATSGFDFNPVPDRLRLVGANGQNFRVNVDTGEVIEDGPIAYGGGEVTTPVVPNVTASAYTNSFSGTPMTQLFNIDVLRNSLNLQSPPNDGTQLMVGDLGVEFGDLAGFDIVSSLDGSNTGFAVSNDMLFSINLDSGAATPLGAVALEPGQTLQGLTARPDTFVIADDDSSSVLHGTSGNDVIAGFGGDDLISGGDGDDILFGNTGNDTLFGGSGSNTLFGGQGNDILQGGDGDDILSGDLGDDTLTGGGGSNRFDVRPGDGNNVITDFESGMDRIGLSEGLTFEQLNIMADGGDAIISAEGLSVRLLNVDMAVIDANDFVMV